One genomic window of Etheostoma spectabile isolate EspeVRDwgs_2016 chromosome 5, UIUC_Espe_1.0, whole genome shotgun sequence includes the following:
- the shoc1 gene encoding protein shortage in chiasmata 1 ortholog isoform X1, with translation MEVKPATLIFSKPAAITNTNEDVSDRRFLEVGFPARKNDVDTSRDDCRTERSVVSSRDNHRGLLVTKQPSEKDLDPLSTFMILRSQQLAQVTATPQSSTPAPNGHQQTPPSAHHQLPPEQMQRSDQRPMHISGAVSGIATREQKAVFQSMGQLISHPVRQSIPQDRQDSRVVQVQATESQQHAHCELRAFAQPCLNSARQLGLNFPILGDFSCLSPDQTHFLLKQQEKALCRTQSAELVRDQKVLFDQAALIHVLVTFKELLLKCDLSTALDYLIKAAEVCAERSLEQLVKRLQILLYLNHKNEECNLKLLELQQLLIAWLHGRTGQNTVEKILVIISVDSDDIRSSIVSSLSHAAGAAVTALCPEEDKKKLNGASVVSSTCDSVCVVVYEQHVGPDFPWSCFSLVVEYDNPGQSPWVNVCKERSISHLAFNTILSDTEKEKASWCLEDNVPYVLSVTEGLLNCPLLLQTLESGFNITVLERSHCPSLQMLGGTHHYAVITVDESTAIVIQEQDELCQERASEGVVMRLTALSLQYNCCWLILHCSDSHGGGFSSEAFSNLVLVYSSLVLFSMKFEDLDVKVLIVSDVTEIAKWISQICFHSLMASKKDPVDYLDRDWLTVIPSEEEKCLMQFPCINPLVSQLMLNRAPSIQWLLGASLSQLMELLPEVPHKVLKLFNDTTSLYTLTPAQPEAQTFITETDQQSSPPNSSCTTTAHPEHMNPDPQPEPPINPHPELFCSDHNTSFLFGADRSFCQPDPGSVVQESNTDFRLDLSSSFGSPDVHLQRSWNSRDPWQEEDRGREEVAFSGWRRRAGAVGRVVVRVNDEWAQKAPTNLYADTPGVHLDSPFKLDSAFSYSPVLQQPVNSQMSSYSTVYTDLQHPENPHISYGPSPPPKATPWSQNQSSLKCLNNREATTFSTNYGSKCWIGQERKRRGEAAGFVGTVVTPVKRGRLSYEKVPGRSDGQTRLKLF, from the exons ATGGAAGTAAAACCTGCAACCTTAATATTTTCAAAACCTGCTGCTATCACAAACACCAATGAGGACGTTTCCGACAGGAGGTTTTTAGAAGTTGGGTTTCCTGCTCGTAAGAACGACGTTGACACAAGTAGAGACGACTGTAGGACAGAGCGGAGCGTCGTGTCCTCCAGAGACAATCACAGAGGTCTGCTGGTTACGAAACAGCCATCTGAGAAGGACCTGGACCCGTTGTCCACCTTCATGATCCTGAGATCTCAGCAGTTGGCTCAGGTTACTGCAACACCCCAGAGCTCAACTCCAG CACCAAACGGGCACCAGCAAACACCACCATCCGCGCATCATCAGCTCCCTCCAGAGCAGATGCAAAGATCAGATCAGAGGCCCATGCACATAAGTGGTGCTGTCTCAGGAATTGCCACCAGAGAGCAGAAAGCAGTCTTTCAGTCGATGGGTCAACTCATCAGTCATCCTGTTCGTCAGTCCATCCCTCAGGACAGACAGGACAGCAGAGTAGTCCAAGTCCAAGCTACCG AGAGCCAGCAGCATGCCCACTGTGAGCTGCGGGCCTTTGCTCAGCCTTGTTTAAACTCTGCTCGACAGCTGGGGCTCAACTTCCCAATATTGGGAGACTTCAGCTGCCTGTCCCCGGACCAAACACACTTCCTTCTCAAACAGCAGGAGAAGGCGCTCTGCAGGACACAGAGCGCAGAGCTGGTCAGAG ATCAGAAAGTGCTTTTCGACCAGGCAGCTCTGATTCATGTGCTGGTGACATTCAAGGAGCTGCTGCTGAAGTGCGACCTCAGTACTGCGTTGG ATTACCTGATCAAGGCAGCTGAGGTGTGTGCTGAGCGGAGTCTGGAGCAGCTGGTGAAGAGGCTGCAGATCCTCCTCTACCTCAATCACAAGAACGAGGAGTGCAACCTCAAACTCctggagctgcagcagctgctgattGCATGGCTGCACGGCAGGACAGGACAGAACACTGTGGAGAAA ATTCTTGTCATAATATCAGTCGACTCTGACGACATCAGATCTTCAATCGTCAGCAGTTTGAGCCACGCCGCTG GTGCTGCTGTAACTGCACTTTGTCCTGAGGAGGACAAGAAAAAACTTAACGGTGCCAGTGTGGTCAGCAG CACATgcgacagtgtgtgtgtggtggtgtatgAGCAGCACGTAGGGCCTGACTTCCCCTGGAGCTGTTTCTCTCTGGTGGTGGAGTATGACAATCCAGGCCAGTCGCCATGGGTGAACGTGTGCAAAGAGAGGAGCATCAGTCACCTCGCCTTCAACACAATCCTCTCCGACACTG aaaaggaaaaagcctCGTGGTGCCTGGAGGACAATGTGCCATATGTTTTGTCAGTGACAGAGGGGCTTCTTAACTGTCCACTGCTGCTACAGACACTCGAGTCAGG GTTTAATATAACTGTGCTTGAGAGGAGCCACTGTCCGTCCCTGCAGATGCTCGGAGGAACCCATCACTACGCTGTAATCACGGTGGACGAAAGCACAGCTATTGTCATTCAG gagcaGGATGAACTTTGTCAGGAGAGAGCCAGTGAGGGAGTAGTGATGAGGCTCACTGCTCTCTCTTTGCAGTACAACTGCTGTTGGCTTATCCTGCACTGTAGCGACAGCCATGGAGGAGG ATTTTCCAGCGAGGCGTTTAGCAACTTGGTGTTGGTTTATTCGTCTCTGGTGCTCTTCAGTATGAAGTTTGAGGATCTAGACGTCAAG GTGCTGATTGTGTCTGACGTGACTGAAATAGCCAAATGGATCAGCCAGATCTGCTTCCACAGCCTGATGGCCAGTAAGAAGGACCCTGTGGACTACCTGGACAGAGACTGGCTGACTGTGATTCCCTCAGAG GAGGAAAAGTGTCTGATGCAGTTCCCATGTATTAACCCTCTGGTTAGTCAGCTAATGCTGAACAGAGCTCCATCCATCCAGTGGCTCCTGGGGGCCTCACTGTCTCAGCTAATGGAGCTGCTCCCTGAGGTGCCACATAAAGTTCTCAAG CTGTTCAATGACACCACCTCCCTGTACACACTGACCCCAGCGCAGCCAGAAGCTCAGACATTCATCACTGAGACAGACCAACAGAGCAGTCCACCAAACAGCTCCTGCACCACCACTGCTCACCCCGAACACATGAACCCTGATCCACAGCCAGAACCCCCCATCAACCCCCACCCAGAACTATTCTGTAGTGACCACAACACCAGCTTCCTGTTCGGAGCTGATCGCAGCTTCTGTCAACCAGACCCAGGCTCAGTGGTGCAGGAGAGCAACACAGATTTCAGACTCGACCTGAGTTCTTCCTTTGGCAGCCCAGATGTTCACCTCCAGAGGAGTTGGAACAGCAGGGATCCATGGCAAGAGGAggacagaggcagagaggaggTGGCGTTTTCTGGCTGGAGACGCAGAGCTGGGGCAGTGGGGAGAGTTGTTGTAAGAGTGAACGATGAGTGGGCACAGAAAGCTCCTACAAACCTCTACGCAGACACTCCTGGAGTCCACCTGGACAGTCCTTTCAAGCTGGACTCTGCGTTCAGTTACAGCCCCGTCCTGCAGCAGCCGGTCAACAGTCAGATGTCCTCGTACTCTACAGTCTACACTGACCTCCAGCATCCAGAAAACCCCCACATTTCCTATGGTCCGAGCCCTCCTCCAAAGGCCACGCCGTGGAGTCAAAATCAAAGCAGCTTAAAATGTCTTAATAATAGAGAGGCAACGACTTTTTCAACTAACTATGGCTCCAAATGCTGGATAGGacaagagaggaaaagaagggGTGAGGCTGCAGGTTTTGTTGGGACAG tGGTGACACCAGTGAAAAGGGGGAGGTTAAGCTATGAGAAGGTGCCCGGCCGAAGTGACGGACAGACGAGACTTAAATTGTTTTAG
- the shoc1 gene encoding protein shortage in chiasmata 1 ortholog isoform X2 → MEVKPATLIFSKPAAITNTNEDVSDRRFLEVGFPARKNDVDTSRDDCRTERSVVSSRDNHRGLLVTKQPSEKDLDPLSTFMILRSQQLAQVTATPQSSTPAPNGHQQTPPSAHHQLPPEQMQRSDQRPMHISGAVSGIATREQKAVFQSMGQLISHPVRQSIPQDRQDSRVVQVQATESQQHAHCELRAFAQPCLNSARQLGLNFPILGDFSCLSPDQTHFLLKQQEKALCRTQSAELVRDQKVLFDQAALIHVLVTFKELLLKCDLSTALDYLIKAAEVCAERSLEQLVKRLQILLYLNHKNEECNLKLLELQQLLIAWLHGRTGQNTVEKILVIISVDSDDIRSSIVSSLSHAAGAAVTALCPEEDKKKLNGASVVSSTCDSVCVVVYEQHVGPDFPWSCFSLVVEYDNPGQSPWVNVCKERSISHLAFNTILSDTEKEKASWCLEDNVPYVLSVTEGLLNCPLLLQTLESGFNITVLERSHCPSLQMLGGTHHYAVITVDESTAIVIQEQDELCQERASEGVVMRLTALSLQYNCCWLILHCSDSHGGGFSSEAFSNLVLVYSSLVLFSMKFEDLDVKVLIVSDVTEIAKWISQICFHSLMASKKDPVDYLDRDWLTVIPSEEEKCLMQFPCINPLVSQLMLNRAPSIQWLLGASLSQLMELLPEVPHKVLKLFNDTTSLYTLTPAQPEAQTFITETDQQSSPPNSSCTTTAHPEHMNPDPQPEPPINPHPELFCSDHNTSFLFGADRSNTDFRLDLSSSFGSPDVHLQRSWNSRDPWQEEDRGREEVAFSGWRRRAGAVGRVVVRVNDEWAQKAPTNLYADTPGVHLDSPFKLDSAFSYSPVLQQPVNSQMSSYSTVYTDLQHPENPHISYGPSPPPKATPWSQNQSSLKCLNNREATTFSTNYGSKCWIGQERKRRGEAAGFVGTVVTPVKRGRLSYEKVPGRSDGQTRLKLF, encoded by the exons ATGGAAGTAAAACCTGCAACCTTAATATTTTCAAAACCTGCTGCTATCACAAACACCAATGAGGACGTTTCCGACAGGAGGTTTTTAGAAGTTGGGTTTCCTGCTCGTAAGAACGACGTTGACACAAGTAGAGACGACTGTAGGACAGAGCGGAGCGTCGTGTCCTCCAGAGACAATCACAGAGGTCTGCTGGTTACGAAACAGCCATCTGAGAAGGACCTGGACCCGTTGTCCACCTTCATGATCCTGAGATCTCAGCAGTTGGCTCAGGTTACTGCAACACCCCAGAGCTCAACTCCAG CACCAAACGGGCACCAGCAAACACCACCATCCGCGCATCATCAGCTCCCTCCAGAGCAGATGCAAAGATCAGATCAGAGGCCCATGCACATAAGTGGTGCTGTCTCAGGAATTGCCACCAGAGAGCAGAAAGCAGTCTTTCAGTCGATGGGTCAACTCATCAGTCATCCTGTTCGTCAGTCCATCCCTCAGGACAGACAGGACAGCAGAGTAGTCCAAGTCCAAGCTACCG AGAGCCAGCAGCATGCCCACTGTGAGCTGCGGGCCTTTGCTCAGCCTTGTTTAAACTCTGCTCGACAGCTGGGGCTCAACTTCCCAATATTGGGAGACTTCAGCTGCCTGTCCCCGGACCAAACACACTTCCTTCTCAAACAGCAGGAGAAGGCGCTCTGCAGGACACAGAGCGCAGAGCTGGTCAGAG ATCAGAAAGTGCTTTTCGACCAGGCAGCTCTGATTCATGTGCTGGTGACATTCAAGGAGCTGCTGCTGAAGTGCGACCTCAGTACTGCGTTGG ATTACCTGATCAAGGCAGCTGAGGTGTGTGCTGAGCGGAGTCTGGAGCAGCTGGTGAAGAGGCTGCAGATCCTCCTCTACCTCAATCACAAGAACGAGGAGTGCAACCTCAAACTCctggagctgcagcagctgctgattGCATGGCTGCACGGCAGGACAGGACAGAACACTGTGGAGAAA ATTCTTGTCATAATATCAGTCGACTCTGACGACATCAGATCTTCAATCGTCAGCAGTTTGAGCCACGCCGCTG GTGCTGCTGTAACTGCACTTTGTCCTGAGGAGGACAAGAAAAAACTTAACGGTGCCAGTGTGGTCAGCAG CACATgcgacagtgtgtgtgtggtggtgtatgAGCAGCACGTAGGGCCTGACTTCCCCTGGAGCTGTTTCTCTCTGGTGGTGGAGTATGACAATCCAGGCCAGTCGCCATGGGTGAACGTGTGCAAAGAGAGGAGCATCAGTCACCTCGCCTTCAACACAATCCTCTCCGACACTG aaaaggaaaaagcctCGTGGTGCCTGGAGGACAATGTGCCATATGTTTTGTCAGTGACAGAGGGGCTTCTTAACTGTCCACTGCTGCTACAGACACTCGAGTCAGG GTTTAATATAACTGTGCTTGAGAGGAGCCACTGTCCGTCCCTGCAGATGCTCGGAGGAACCCATCACTACGCTGTAATCACGGTGGACGAAAGCACAGCTATTGTCATTCAG gagcaGGATGAACTTTGTCAGGAGAGAGCCAGTGAGGGAGTAGTGATGAGGCTCACTGCTCTCTCTTTGCAGTACAACTGCTGTTGGCTTATCCTGCACTGTAGCGACAGCCATGGAGGAGG ATTTTCCAGCGAGGCGTTTAGCAACTTGGTGTTGGTTTATTCGTCTCTGGTGCTCTTCAGTATGAAGTTTGAGGATCTAGACGTCAAG GTGCTGATTGTGTCTGACGTGACTGAAATAGCCAAATGGATCAGCCAGATCTGCTTCCACAGCCTGATGGCCAGTAAGAAGGACCCTGTGGACTACCTGGACAGAGACTGGCTGACTGTGATTCCCTCAGAG GAGGAAAAGTGTCTGATGCAGTTCCCATGTATTAACCCTCTGGTTAGTCAGCTAATGCTGAACAGAGCTCCATCCATCCAGTGGCTCCTGGGGGCCTCACTGTCTCAGCTAATGGAGCTGCTCCCTGAGGTGCCACATAAAGTTCTCAAG CTGTTCAATGACACCACCTCCCTGTACACACTGACCCCAGCGCAGCCAGAAGCTCAGACATTCATCACTGAGACAGACCAACAGAGCAGTCCACCAAACAGCTCCTGCACCACCACTGCTCACCCCGAACACATGAACCCTGATCCACAGCCAGAACCCCCCATCAACCCCCACCCAGAACTATTCTGTAGTGACCACAACACCAGCTTCCTGTTCGGAGCTGATCGC AGCAACACAGATTTCAGACTCGACCTGAGTTCTTCCTTTGGCAGCCCAGATGTTCACCTCCAGAGGAGTTGGAACAGCAGGGATCCATGGCAAGAGGAggacagaggcagagaggaggTGGCGTTTTCTGGCTGGAGACGCAGAGCTGGGGCAGTGGGGAGAGTTGTTGTAAGAGTGAACGATGAGTGGGCACAGAAAGCTCCTACAAACCTCTACGCAGACACTCCTGGAGTCCACCTGGACAGTCCTTTCAAGCTGGACTCTGCGTTCAGTTACAGCCCCGTCCTGCAGCAGCCGGTCAACAGTCAGATGTCCTCGTACTCTACAGTCTACACTGACCTCCAGCATCCAGAAAACCCCCACATTTCCTATGGTCCGAGCCCTCCTCCAAAGGCCACGCCGTGGAGTCAAAATCAAAGCAGCTTAAAATGTCTTAATAATAGAGAGGCAACGACTTTTTCAACTAACTATGGCTCCAAATGCTGGATAGGacaagagaggaaaagaagggGTGAGGCTGCAGGTTTTGTTGGGACAG tGGTGACACCAGTGAAAAGGGGGAGGTTAAGCTATGAGAAGGTGCCCGGCCGAAGTGACGGACAGACGAGACTTAAATTGTTTTAG
- the tal2 gene encoding T-cell acute lymphocytic leukemia protein 2 has product MTRKVFTNTRERWRQHNVNTAFAELRKLIPTHPPEKKLSKNEILRLAMRYINFLVQLLESQSGQPASHSPTALLTFLRGNMEQLHSPPHPWAMTSDTEVPSPGSSCDSSEAW; this is encoded by the coding sequence ATGACCAGGAAGGTGTTCACCAACACGAGGGAGCGCTGGCGCCAGCACAACGTCAACACCGCCTTCGCAGAGCTCCGCAAGCTCATCCCCACCCATCCTCCGGAGAAGAAGCTGAGCAAAAATGAGATCCTGCGTCTGGCCATGCGCTACATCAACTTCCTGGTGCAGCTGCTGGAGAGCCAGAGCGGTCAGCCAGCCAGCCACTCCCCCACCGCTCTGCTCACCTTTCTCAGAGGAAACATGGAGCAGCTGCACTCCCCTCCACATCCCTGGGCCATGACCAGTGACACTGAAGTCCCTTCACCTGGATCCAGCTGCGACAGCTCCGAGGCCTGGtag